One window from the genome of Amycolatopsis sp. NBC_01480 encodes:
- a CDS encoding GDP-mannose 4,6-dehydratase: MSRRALITGITGQDGSYMAEHLLSQGYQVWGLIRGQANPRKSRVSKLAADLNFVNGDLLDQASLVSAVDKIQPDEVYNLGAISFVPMSWEQAELVTEVNGMGVLRILEAIRMVSGLSISSRPPATGQIRFYQASSSEMFGKVMETPQCETTTFHPRSPYGVAKAYGHYITRNYRESFGVYGVSGMLFNHESPRRGAEFVTRKISLAVAQIKLGLQEKLHLGNLDAVRDWGFAGDYVRAMHLMLQQDVADDYVVGTGEMNSVRDAVRIAFECVDLNWEDHVVIDPKLVRPAEVETLCADSSLARKVLGWEPTVSFEELMRMMVEADLRQATREQRFDDLSLTGAW, translated from the coding sequence CTGCTTTCACAGGGCTACCAGGTGTGGGGCCTGATCCGGGGGCAGGCGAATCCGCGCAAATCGCGGGTCAGCAAGCTCGCCGCCGATCTGAACTTCGTCAACGGCGACCTGCTGGACCAGGCCAGCCTGGTCTCGGCCGTCGACAAGATCCAGCCCGACGAGGTCTATAACCTCGGCGCCATCTCGTTCGTGCCGATGTCCTGGGAGCAGGCCGAGCTGGTCACCGAGGTCAACGGCATGGGCGTGCTGCGCATCCTGGAGGCGATCCGGATGGTGAGCGGGCTGTCGATCAGCTCGCGCCCGCCGGCCACCGGCCAGATCCGGTTCTACCAGGCGTCCTCTTCCGAGATGTTCGGCAAGGTGATGGAGACGCCGCAGTGTGAGACGACGACCTTCCACCCGCGCAGCCCGTACGGCGTGGCGAAGGCGTACGGCCACTACATCACCCGCAACTACCGCGAGTCCTTCGGGGTCTACGGGGTGTCCGGGATGCTCTTCAACCACGAGTCCCCCCGGCGCGGGGCCGAGTTCGTGACCAGGAAGATCTCGCTGGCGGTGGCCCAGATCAAGCTGGGCCTGCAGGAAAAGCTCCACCTGGGCAACCTCGACGCGGTCCGCGACTGGGGCTTCGCCGGCGACTACGTGCGCGCCATGCACCTGATGCTGCAGCAGGACGTGGCCGACGACTACGTGGTCGGGACCGGCGAGATGAACTCGGTGCGCGACGCGGTGCGGATCGCGTTCGAGTGCGTGGACCTCAACTGGGAGGACCACGTGGTCATCGATCCGAAGCTGGTGCGCCCGGCCGAGGTCGAGACGCTGTGCGCGGATTCCAGCCTCGCGCGGAAGGTGCTGGGCTGGGAGCCCACCGTGAGCTTCGAGGAGCTGATGCGCATGATGGTCGAGGCCGACCTGCGCCAGGCCACCCGCGAGCAGCGCTTCGACGACCTCTCGCTGACCGGCGCCTGGTAG